The following proteins are encoded in a genomic region of Phycisphaerales bacterium:
- a CDS encoding histidinol-phosphate transaminase, producing MSVATKDIPLRPAARLTGLTPYGTGSVRSPDALLLDANEGPSASKAWLDRLHAVDAEALRRYPEAGDLEAALAEQFGVDAGCVVLTAGGDDAIDRICRVSLEPGRVLVVHTPTFEMITRGAMLAGAEVRAVPWMSGRFPVEAFEAAISPDTGLVAIVSPNNPTGGVVSVEDIERVCRVARGVSAFVLVDLAYVEYADEDPTARLTEFDNVVIVRTFSKAFGLAGLRVGYAIASEPVAGWLRTVGGPYPVSAPGLAVAGLALETGVDGAYLSRIRQERSALIDWLRGREIDVQDSQANFVLARVDADRLANVGVVVRAFRGELAGWARISLPGDDRLFAQLLDALAEVCGD from the coding sequence ATGAGCGTTGCGACCAAAGACATACCGCTTCGGCCGGCGGCGCGGCTGACGGGGCTCACGCCCTATGGCACGGGTAGCGTGCGATCACCGGATGCGCTGCTTCTGGACGCCAACGAGGGGCCGTCCGCTTCCAAGGCGTGGCTCGATCGATTGCACGCCGTTGATGCCGAGGCGTTGCGGCGGTATCCGGAGGCCGGCGATCTCGAAGCGGCGCTTGCGGAGCAATTCGGAGTCGACGCCGGCTGCGTCGTGCTCACGGCGGGAGGCGACGACGCGATCGATCGCATCTGCCGGGTATCTCTCGAGCCCGGACGCGTGCTGGTCGTACACACGCCGACGTTCGAAATGATCACGCGTGGAGCGATGCTGGCGGGCGCTGAGGTTCGCGCCGTGCCGTGGATGAGCGGCCGCTTTCCGGTCGAGGCGTTCGAGGCGGCGATCTCGCCCGATACGGGCCTGGTCGCGATCGTTTCACCAAATAATCCAACGGGCGGCGTGGTATCGGTCGAGGACATCGAGCGTGTGTGCCGGGTGGCGCGAGGGGTTAGCGCGTTTGTGCTGGTCGATCTGGCGTACGTCGAGTACGCCGATGAAGACCCGACGGCGCGGCTCACGGAATTCGACAACGTAGTAATTGTGCGGACGTTCTCCAAGGCGTTCGGCCTGGCCGGATTGCGCGTCGGCTATGCGATCGCGAGCGAGCCGGTTGCCGGATGGTTGCGCACGGTGGGGGGGCCGTATCCAGTGTCGGCTCCCGGGCTTGCGGTCGCGGGGCTGGCGCTCGAGACGGGTGTAGATGGTGCGTACCTGAGCCGCATCAGGCAAGAGCGGAGCGCATTGATCGACTGGCTTCGTGGCCGGGAGATCGACGTGCAGGATTCGCAGGCGAACTTCGTGCTCGCGCGCGTCGATGCCGATCGGCTGGCAAACGTCGGCGTCGTCGTCCGGGCGTTCCGTGGCGAACTGGCCGGCTGGGCGCGGATCTCGCTGCCCGGTGACGACCGTTTGTTTGCACAATTGTTGGACGCGCTGGCGGAGGTGTGCGGTGACTGA
- the hisB gene encoding imidazoleglycerol-phosphate dehydratase HisB, translating to MTDRRARIERTTRETKIEALIDLDGVGNGAINTGIGFLDHMLSAVALHGRVDLDLTCEGDLDVDDHHTVEDVAIVVGQLVDQALGDRTGIVRFAHAYAPLDEALARVVVDLSGRPSATIALGLKREMLGGVACENLTHWFVSFATAARCALHVDVLRGENDHHRAEAAFKAFTLALRGAIAMDPRPAGVPSTKGVL from the coding sequence GTGACTGATCGAAGGGCCCGAATCGAACGAACGACACGCGAGACGAAGATCGAGGCGTTGATCGATCTTGATGGCGTTGGCAATGGCGCAATCAATACGGGCATCGGCTTTCTGGATCACATGCTCAGCGCAGTCGCGCTGCACGGCCGGGTCGATCTCGATCTCACGTGCGAGGGCGACCTGGACGTCGACGATCACCACACTGTGGAGGACGTTGCGATCGTCGTTGGGCAGTTGGTCGATCAGGCCCTGGGCGATCGGACCGGCATCGTGCGGTTCGCCCACGCGTATGCGCCGCTGGACGAGGCGCTGGCGCGGGTGGTCGTCGACCTCTCGGGCCGCCCATCGGCGACGATCGCTCTCGGTCTGAAGCGCGAGATGCTCGGGGGCGTGGCCTGCGAAAACCTCACGCACTGGTTCGTCTCGTTCGCCACGGCCGCGCGGTGCGCCTTGCACGTCGACGTGCTGCGGGGCGAGAATGACCACCACAGGGCCGAGGCGGCGTTCAAGGCCTTCACGCTCGCGTTGCGCGGGGCGATTGCGATGGATCCGCGGCCGGCGGGCGTGCCATCGACCAAGGGGGTGCTGTGA
- the hisH gene encoding imidazole glycerol phosphate synthase subunit HisH, with translation MQTGVANTASVVAAFERCGVEATRAATAGDVEAASLLVLPGVGSFGAGMEALRAAGIVDVLRARIEADRPTLAICLGMQLLCASSEESPGVEGLGVIDARVESLSQPPKPRFGWNRVAPEAGCEVITEGFAYYANSFGVRERPAGWACATSALEAPFVGALQRGAVVACQFHPELSGPWGLDLLRRWMAMEVAAC, from the coding sequence GTGCAAACCGGAGTTGCGAATACGGCATCCGTCGTTGCGGCGTTCGAGCGTTGCGGCGTGGAGGCGACGCGAGCGGCAACGGCCGGGGACGTCGAGGCCGCGTCGTTGCTCGTGCTGCCGGGCGTGGGGTCGTTCGGCGCCGGCATGGAGGCATTGCGGGCGGCGGGAATTGTCGACGTCCTGCGGGCGCGGATCGAGGCGGATCGGCCCACGCTGGCGATCTGCCTGGGGATGCAGCTCTTGTGCGCCTCGTCCGAGGAATCCCCGGGCGTCGAGGGGCTGGGCGTGATCGATGCACGGGTCGAAAGTCTGTCGCAACCACCCAAGCCGCGGTTTGGATGGAACCGCGTGGCGCCCGAGGCCGGGTGCGAGGTAATCACGGAGGGCTTTGCGTACTACGCGAACTCCTTCGGCGTGCGCGAGCGGCCGGCGGGCTGGGCGTGCGCGACGTCGGCGCTCGAGGCGCCCTTCGTGGGCGCGTTGCAGCGTGGCGCCGTCGTGGCGTGCCAGTTCCACCCGGAACTGTCGGGCCCGTGGGGGCTCGATCTGTTGCGGCGATGGATGGCGATGGAGGTGGCGGCATGCTGA
- the hisF gene encoding imidazole glycerol phosphate synthase subunit HisF, whose translation MLTKRVIPCLDVRDGRIVKGTSFANLRDAGDPVERATAYEAQGADELVMLDVSATPDGREAALHTVGAIRRAISIPLTVGGGVRTVAHARALLEAGADKVGVNSAAVDRPELLTEIAERMGGQCVVLAIDAARAGYSWEVVTRSGTQRTGIDAVAWARAGVAAGAGEILLTSFDQDGRGNGYDLALIRSVASAVNVSIIASGGASTAAHMAQGFEAGADAVLAASIFHDGVTSVGELKGELAAAGVPVRTMEVAR comes from the coding sequence ATGCTGACCAAGCGCGTGATCCCGTGCCTGGACGTCCGCGACGGGCGCATCGTCAAGGGTACGAGCTTTGCCAACCTGCGCGACGCGGGCGATCCGGTCGAGCGGGCGACGGCGTACGAGGCGCAGGGAGCCGACGAGCTCGTCATGCTTGACGTGTCGGCGACGCCCGATGGTCGTGAGGCGGCCCTGCACACGGTCGGGGCGATTCGGCGGGCGATCTCGATCCCGCTGACCGTTGGGGGCGGCGTGCGCACTGTCGCGCACGCGCGGGCGCTGCTGGAAGCCGGCGCCGACAAGGTGGGTGTGAACTCGGCGGCGGTCGATCGGCCAGAGCTCTTGACCGAGATTGCCGAGCGCATGGGGGGCCAGTGCGTGGTGCTGGCGATCGACGCGGCGCGCGCGGGCTATTCGTGGGAGGTCGTCACGCGATCGGGCACGCAGCGCACGGGCATCGACGCGGTGGCGTGGGCGCGCGCCGGCGTGGCGGCAGGCGCGGGCGAGATCCTGCTGACCAGCTTCGACCAGGACGGCCGCGGCAACGGGTACGACCTGGCGTTGATCCGGTCGGTCGCGAGCGCGGTCAACGTCTCGATCATCGCCTCGGGTGGGGCGTCGACGGCTGCGCACATGGCCCAAGGCTTCGAGGCCGGGGCCGACGCGGTGCTGGCGGCGTCGATCTTCCACGACGGCGTGACGAGCGTGGGCGAACTGAAGGGCGAGCTGGCGGCCGCGGGCGTGCCGGTGCGGACCATGGAGGTGGCGCGATGA
- the hisE gene encoding phosphoribosyl-ATP diphosphatase, producing the protein MMVPSVDLRGGNAVQLVGGRKLAVDAGDPVPIAERFGLVGEVAVIDLDAAMGSGSNRAVVLDLVRRVPCRVGGGIRDAQSAIELLDAGARRVILGTAARPDVLRELPRERVIAALDARDGEVVDQGWTRGTGRRVEDRIAELRDYVGGFLVTFVEQEGGLGGWSEPQLERIAALVDLAGPARLTVAGGVKTPADVAAVDRLGADAQVGMALYTGAFDLAEGFCAPLTSDRPDGLWPTIVADPGGRALGLVYSNLDSVRASIERRRGVYYSRSRSGLWAKGESSGNTQELLGISADCDRDALRFTVRQRGPFCHTGTTTCFGASRGMASLDQALEQRMLAPPAGSYTARLLGGPSLLKAKLLEEAEELIDASSPQAAAHEAADVAYFALVAARARGASLEDVERELDQRGLRITRRPGNAKVKTGNAS; encoded by the coding sequence ATGATGGTTCCATCGGTGGATCTTCGCGGCGGCAATGCCGTGCAGCTCGTGGGTGGCAGGAAGCTGGCGGTCGATGCGGGCGATCCGGTGCCGATCGCCGAGCGCTTCGGCCTGGTGGGCGAGGTCGCGGTCATCGACCTGGACGCGGCGATGGGCAGTGGCTCGAACCGCGCCGTGGTGCTCGATCTGGTGCGGCGGGTGCCGTGCCGGGTGGGCGGGGGCATTCGCGATGCGCAGTCGGCGATCGAGCTCTTGGACGCGGGAGCACGCCGGGTCATCCTGGGAACGGCCGCACGCCCCGACGTGCTTCGCGAGCTGCCGCGCGAGCGCGTGATCGCCGCCTTGGACGCCCGCGATGGCGAGGTGGTCGACCAGGGCTGGACGCGCGGCACGGGCCGGCGCGTCGAGGATCGCATCGCCGAGCTGCGCGACTATGTCGGCGGGTTCCTCGTCACGTTCGTCGAGCAGGAGGGCGGGCTCGGCGGGTGGAGCGAGCCCCAGCTCGAGCGGATCGCCGCGCTTGTTGATCTGGCCGGGCCGGCGCGGCTGACGGTGGCGGGGGGCGTGAAGACGCCGGCGGACGTCGCGGCGGTCGATCGCCTGGGCGCCGATGCGCAGGTGGGCATGGCGCTGTACACCGGGGCGTTCGACCTGGCCGAGGGCTTCTGTGCACCGCTCACGAGCGACCGGCCCGACGGGCTGTGGCCGACCATCGTGGCCGACCCCGGTGGGCGCGCGCTCGGGCTGGTGTACTCGAACCTGGACTCGGTGCGGGCGTCGATCGAGCGGCGGCGGGGCGTGTACTACTCGCGATCGCGCAGCGGGCTGTGGGCCAAGGGGGAGTCGTCTGGCAATACGCAGGAACTCCTGGGCATCTCGGCCGACTGCGACCGCGATGCCTTGCGGTTCACCGTGCGGCAGCGCGGGCCGTTCTGCCACACCGGGACGACCACGTGCTTCGGCGCATCGCGGGGCATGGCGAGCCTGGACCAAGCACTGGAACAGCGGATGCTGGCGCCGCCGGCGGGCTCGTACACCGCGCGGCTGCTCGGTGGTCCCTCGCTGCTGAAGGCCAAGCTGCTCGAAGAAGCCGAAGAACTGATAGACGCGTCTTCGCCCCAAGCGGCGGCGCACGAGGCGGCCGACGTCGCGTACTTCGCGCTCGTGGCCGCGCGGGCGCGGGGGGCATCGCTCGAGGACGTCGAACGCGAACTGGACCAACGCGGCCTGCGCATAACGCGCCGGCCGGGCAACGCGAAAGTGAAGACGGGGAACGCGTCATGA
- the hisD gene encoding histidinol dehydrogenase — protein MMLERITEAEAMRRSRRGAIDADAMADAAKIVGDVRERGEAAVREQAERFGERRADEPLVLDRSAMQAALGSLDLETRGVLERTACRIEAFARAQRDSIRDLDAAIEGGRAGHTLVPIRAAGCYAPAGLHPLPSSALMGAIPARVAGCERVVVASPGASPVMLAAAAIAGADAFLAVGGAHAVAALACGFDGFEPVDLIAGPGNAWVTAAKHLVSPGVGIDMLAGPSELLVIADDSADPALVAADLLAQAEHDPRAAAMLVTTSASLAGAVDGELSRQIRELQTRDVAARGIAHGFTCVVGSIDAALRVADAIAAEHVEVLTRDAQADAARLRHAGGVFIGPQSAEVFGDYGAGPNHTLPTGGGARFAAGLSVLTFLRARTWLRMDDGPSADAVRADAAALAAIEGLDGHRRAAARRCREHPRRGQPVP, from the coding sequence ATGATGCTCGAACGGATCACCGAGGCCGAGGCGATGCGGCGCAGCCGCCGGGGCGCGATCGACGCCGACGCGATGGCCGACGCGGCGAAGATCGTTGGGGACGTCCGTGAGCGCGGCGAGGCGGCGGTGCGCGAGCAGGCCGAGCGGTTCGGCGAGCGGCGCGCGGACGAGCCGCTCGTGCTGGATCGATCGGCGATGCAGGCGGCGCTCGGGTCGCTCGACCTTGAGACCCGCGGCGTGCTGGAGCGCACGGCCTGCAGGATCGAGGCGTTCGCCCGGGCGCAGCGAGACTCGATCCGGGACCTGGACGCGGCCATCGAGGGCGGCCGGGCCGGGCACACGCTCGTACCCATCCGGGCCGCGGGGTGCTACGCGCCGGCGGGGCTGCACCCGCTGCCGTCCTCAGCGCTCATGGGCGCCATCCCTGCGCGGGTCGCCGGGTGCGAGCGGGTCGTCGTTGCCTCGCCCGGTGCTTCTCCTGTCATGCTGGCCGCGGCGGCGATCGCCGGGGCCGACGCGTTCCTGGCCGTCGGCGGCGCACACGCCGTCGCGGCGCTCGCCTGCGGCTTCGATGGCTTCGAGCCGGTGGACCTCATCGCCGGTCCGGGCAACGCCTGGGTCACCGCCGCCAAGCACCTGGTCTCGCCCGGTGTTGGCATCGACATGCTCGCGGGTCCCAGCGAACTGCTGGTGATCGCCGACGACTCGGCCGACCCGGCGCTCGTGGCCGCCGACCTGTTGGCCCAGGCCGAGCACGATCCCAGGGCCGCGGCGATGCTGGTGACGACCAGCGCGAGCCTCGCGGGCGCGGTCGATGGCGAGCTCTCCCGCCAGATACGTGAGCTTCAGACCAGGGACGTCGCCGCGCGCGGCATCGCCCACGGCTTTACGTGCGTGGTCGGCTCGATCGACGCGGCATTGCGCGTGGCCGACGCCATCGCCGCCGAGCACGTGGAGGTGCTGACGCGAGATGCCCAGGCCGATGCGGCGCGGCTGCGGCACGCGGGGGGCGTCTTCATCGGCCCCCAGAGCGCCGAGGTCTTTGGCGACTACGGCGCCGGCCCCAACCACACCCTGCCCACCGGGGGCGGGGCGCGGTTCGCGGCCGGGCTGAGCGTGCTGACCTTCCTGCGGGCCCGGACGTGGCTGCGCATGGACGACGGCCCCTCGGCCGACGCGGTGCGCGCCGACGCGGCGGCGCTGGCGGCCATCGAGGGGCTCGACGGGCACCGGCGGGCGGCGGCCCGGCGTTGCCGGGAGCATCCCCGACGTGGGCAACCCGTGCCATGA
- a CDS encoding GC-type dockerin domain-anchored protein, which translates to MRAMRDGRGWGVAGAVVLAVAWGGSAMAEDLLVPGQYPTISAAVAAAAPGDAVVIAAGVYEGEGNWDVVIDLPLVVRSASGDPADVVILGPDIVFEIPNNRAFRVVAGGEVAFGAITFRALTGVDGGAVLIEGGQGTFTGCSFEDNRSGHEYDCRNSTGGAVAVMGGSAVFDSCLFDDNRASPAACTGTGDALGGAIGAVGASVGVVDCTFTGNWASGVGAGFGGAIYGGDGSTVSVRDCVFEANSGSGDFGVGGGAVSVRNSRLEALRCDFTGNTVHSSDTSSGGALDVRGGTADLVSCDFRDNIVSPSGEGYFNFGGAMVIRLGAQVTLTNVVLEGNQVRMDQPCDYDDWIARGGAIAVTGSSVTLHHCTLVANTSACPGTVYAAESAVEQAVVAAGNSILRGSSFFDLLSGVQAEVSYSNIEGGFPGEGNIDADPLLTADLMLGEGSPSIDAGSVLLVPADVLDVDGDGDTAELLPLDLAGGRRIAGDGPDMGAFEVQGCRVDIDGDGELTIFDFLAFQNAFDAMDPVADFDGDGAFTIFDFLAFQNEFGAGC; encoded by the coding sequence ATGCGAGCGATGCGCGATGGGCGTGGTTGGGGTGTGGCCGGTGCGGTGGTGTTGGCTGTGGCGTGGGGCGGGTCGGCGATGGCCGAGGACCTGCTGGTGCCCGGCCAGTATCCGACCATCTCGGCGGCCGTGGCCGCAGCGGCGCCGGGCGATGCGGTCGTCATCGCCGCGGGCGTGTACGAGGGCGAGGGCAACTGGGACGTGGTGATCGACCTGCCGCTGGTGGTGCGGTCGGCCTCGGGCGACCCGGCCGACGTGGTGATCCTGGGCCCGGACATCGTCTTCGAGATCCCCAACAACCGCGCGTTCCGCGTGGTGGCCGGCGGCGAGGTGGCGTTCGGGGCGATCACGTTCCGCGCGCTCACGGGCGTGGACGGCGGGGCCGTGCTCATCGAGGGCGGCCAGGGCACGTTTACCGGCTGTTCGTTCGAGGACAACCGCTCGGGCCACGAGTACGACTGCCGCAACTCCACCGGCGGCGCGGTGGCCGTGATGGGCGGGTCGGCCGTGTTCGATTCCTGCCTGTTCGACGACAACCGGGCTTCGCCCGCGGCGTGCACGGGCACGGGCGACGCGCTGGGCGGGGCGATCGGCGCCGTCGGCGCGAGCGTCGGCGTGGTCGACTGCACGTTCACCGGCAACTGGGCCTCGGGCGTCGGCGCCGGGTTTGGGGGGGCGATCTACGGCGGCGACGGATCGACGGTCTCGGTGCGCGACTGCGTCTTCGAGGCCAACAGCGGCAGCGGCGACTTCGGCGTGGGCGGCGGGGCCGTCTCGGTGCGCAACAGCCGCCTCGAGGCGCTGCGGTGCGACTTTACGGGCAACACGGTGCACTCCAGCGACACCTCGAGCGGCGGGGCGCTCGACGTGCGCGGCGGCACGGCCGACCTGGTCTCGTGCGATTTCCGAGACAACATCGTCAGCCCGTCGGGCGAGGGCTACTTCAACTTCGGCGGTGCGATGGTCATCCGCCTTGGGGCGCAGGTGACGCTGACGAACGTGGTGCTCGAGGGCAACCAGGTCCGCATGGACCAGCCCTGCGACTATGACGACTGGATCGCCCGCGGCGGGGCGATCGCCGTCACCGGGTCGAGCGTGACGCTGCACCACTGCACGCTGGTGGCCAACACGTCGGCGTGCCCCGGCACGGTGTACGCGGCCGAGTCGGCGGTGGAGCAGGCCGTCGTGGCGGCGGGCAACTCGATCCTGCGGGGGAGCTCGTTCTTCGACTTGCTCTCGGGCGTGCAGGCCGAGGTCTCGTACAGCAACATCGAGGGCGGCTTCCCCGGCGAGGGCAACATCGACGCTGACCCGCTGCTGACGGCCGACCTCATGCTGGGCGAGGGCTCGCCGTCGATCGATGCGGGCAGCGTGCTGCTCGTCCCCGCCGACGTGCTCGACGTCGATGGCGACGGCGACACGGCCGAACTGCTGCCGCTCGACCTGGCGGGCGGCCGGCGCATCGCGGGCGACGGACCCGACATGGGCGCCTTCGAAGTGCAGGGCTGCCGCGTGGACATTGATGGAGACGGCGAGCTGACCATCTTCGATTTCCTGGCCTTCCAGAACGCCTTCGACGCGATGGACCCGGTGGCCGACTTCGACGGCGATGGCGCGTTCACGATCTTCGACTTCCTGGCGTTCCAGAACGAGTTCGGTGCAGGGTGCTGA
- a CDS encoding GC-type dockerin domain-anchored protein: MRRILAPIACASLLASAALANETGFDEFVPGFLGLSFESGGITFSNNIQFRGEDPLQFAATNSTGTFTGDPAFSPLNTMNSGLFTSGTTAWLVRSHQWLATTGELANHASVELWYNSGADWDGIEVSLEGLVGDAVVVSDSFIHRETTAKYEHARLEIEGTPFERIRFICRGVGPTGDRDGILACFDNVVIEMTACAADFDGDGELTIFDFLAFQNAFDAMDPLADFDGDGELTIFDFLAFQNAFAAGCP, translated from the coding sequence ATGCGCCGCATCCTTGCCCCGATTGCCTGTGCTTCCTTGCTCGCGAGCGCCGCGCTCGCCAACGAAACGGGCTTCGACGAATTCGTGCCGGGGTTCCTCGGCTTGTCCTTCGAGTCCGGGGGCATCACGTTCTCCAACAACATCCAGTTCCGCGGCGAGGACCCGCTGCAGTTCGCCGCGACCAACAGCACGGGCACGTTCACCGGCGATCCGGCGTTCAGCCCGCTGAACACCATGAACTCGGGGCTGTTCACCTCCGGCACCACCGCCTGGCTCGTGCGCAGCCACCAGTGGCTGGCAACCACGGGCGAACTGGCCAACCACGCCTCGGTCGAGCTGTGGTACAACTCGGGCGCCGACTGGGACGGCATCGAGGTTTCGCTGGAGGGCCTGGTGGGCGACGCCGTGGTCGTCAGCGACTCGTTCATCCACCGCGAGACGACCGCCAAGTACGAGCACGCGCGCCTGGAGATCGAGGGCACGCCCTTCGAGCGCATCCGCTTCATCTGCCGCGGCGTGGGGCCGACGGGCGACCGCGACGGCATCCTGGCCTGCTTCGACAACGTCGTCATCGAGATGACCGCGTGCGCCGCCGACTTCGACGGCGACGGCGAGCTGACCATCTTCGACTTCCTGGCCTTCCAGAACGCCTTCGACGCGATGGACCCGCTGGCCGACTTCGATGGCGACGGCGAGTTGACCATCTTCGACTTCCTGGCGTTCCAGAACGCGTTCGCGGCAGGGTGCCCCTGA
- a CDS encoding VCBS repeat-containing protein, with the protein MDRYAPAIASLLAAAGVAQAQGPLAEPFTADFAVEQILPDLGGDGSLGLAFIGRAGDTARLPAGVGDINGDGVDDFAVISRDDVVVVFGRGDGALPPLLDESVADGVRGFRVAGDFRYGGADSIGQAGDVNGDGLDDLLISARGATLGLTREGMAWVIFGRGMGDPFPAEVAVGALGGGGVAIRGGEAEAGAGASAAASGDVNGDGLDDILIGAPGLSLDGYSLVNAGAAYVVFGRETWPGMPVDLSQLDGMDGFRMEGPARVARMGSAVSAAGDINGDGVNDVLLGAYYDQRIERCSTYSCYYMSAGRAFVVYGRPDGTPFPVTMSVNDLDGTDGFAISGGDVSSYLGRSVSGGRDLNGDGLDDIAIGAPGSDPERRSTGLPENNGGEAYVLFGNARGFPAAVDLDALQDGEVLRIRGVGDHAWLGWSLSLLDDFSGDNRPDLLVGAPSSGSGIGLGYVVLGSDALPDVVDAADLDGSLGFRVSPEATDERFGVITAHAGDPNRYGRADFFIGSPQAEHGADALPGRHYLVYGRSPCPADFDGDGELTIFDFLALQNAFDAMDPVADFDGDGELTIFDFLAFQNAFDAGCP; encoded by the coding sequence ATGGACCGATATGCCCCCGCCATCGCCTCGCTTCTCGCTGCCGCCGGGGTTGCCCAGGCCCAGGGGCCGCTGGCCGAGCCATTTACCGCTGATTTCGCAGTCGAGCAGATCCTGCCCGATCTTGGGGGCGATGGATCCCTCGGGCTTGCCTTCATCGGGCGGGCGGGGGATACCGCGCGGCTGCCGGCCGGGGTGGGGGACATCAACGGTGACGGTGTCGACGACTTCGCGGTCATCAGCCGAGATGACGTGGTCGTGGTGTTCGGGCGCGGCGACGGTGCGCTGCCTCCGCTTCTTGATGAGTCCGTAGCCGATGGCGTGCGTGGGTTCCGGGTGGCCGGCGATTTCCGCTATGGCGGGGCGGACTCGATCGGCCAGGCTGGCGATGTCAACGGCGATGGGCTGGATGATCTGTTGATCTCGGCCCGCGGGGCGACCTTGGGGCTGACACGCGAGGGCATGGCGTGGGTGATCTTTGGCCGTGGCATGGGCGATCCGTTCCCCGCTGAGGTCGCCGTTGGCGCGCTCGGCGGAGGCGGCGTCGCGATCCGCGGCGGCGAGGCGGAGGCCGGGGCCGGCGCGAGTGCGGCCGCGTCGGGCGACGTCAACGGCGATGGGCTGGACGACATCCTGATTGGTGCGCCGGGCCTGAGCCTGGACGGCTATTCGCTTGTGAACGCCGGGGCGGCGTACGTGGTGTTCGGTCGCGAGACGTGGCCGGGCATGCCGGTGGACCTCTCGCAGCTGGATGGCATGGACGGCTTTCGCATGGAAGGGCCGGCTCGTGTTGCACGCATGGGCTCGGCGGTGTCGGCCGCGGGCGACATCAACGGCGACGGCGTCAATGACGTGCTACTGGGCGCGTACTACGACCAGCGGATCGAACGCTGCTCGACCTACTCGTGCTACTACATGTCTGCGGGCCGGGCGTTCGTGGTGTATGGTCGGCCCGATGGCACGCCGTTCCCCGTCACGATGTCGGTCAACGACTTGGATGGCACGGACGGGTTCGCCATCTCTGGCGGTGATGTTTCGTCGTACCTCGGGCGTAGCGTCAGCGGCGGTCGAGATCTCAACGGAGACGGGCTCGACGACATCGCCATCGGTGCACCCGGCAGCGATCCCGAGCGTCGATCCACGGGGCTCCCCGAGAACAATGGTGGTGAGGCGTACGTGCTCTTCGGCAACGCGCGTGGGTTCCCGGCCGCCGTCGATCTCGACGCGTTGCAAGATGGCGAAGTGCTACGCATACGCGGCGTGGGCGATCATGCCTGGCTTGGCTGGTCGCTCTCGCTGCTCGACGATTTCAGCGGCGACAACCGCCCCGACTTGTTGGTGGGAGCGCCTTCGAGCGGCTCTGGCATCGGCTTGGGATATGTTGTTCTCGGCTCGGACGCGCTGCCCGATGTCGTCGACGCCGCAGACTTGGACGGCAGCCTCGGGTTCCGTGTATCGCCCGAGGCGACCGACGAACGTTTTGGCGTGATCACTGCGCACGCGGGCGACCCCAACAGATACGGACGTGCCGACTTCTTCATCGGTTCGCCGCAAGCCGAGCACGGTGCCGACGCCCTGCCGGGGCGACACTACCTGGTGTACGGCCGCTCTCCCTGCCCCGCCGACTTCGACGGCGACGGCGAGCTGACCATCTTCGACTTCCTCGCCCTCCAGAACGCCTTCGACGCGATGGACCCGGTGGCCGACTTCGACGGCGACGGCGAGTTGACCATCTTCGACTTCCTGGCGTTCCAGAACGCCTTCGACGCCGGCTGCCCCTGA